AAAAACACGTATCGGCGTTTCGGTATCCGCTAATAAATGGCGAACAACCGGAATGAGATTATAATTTTTGGCTAAACGAATCACTTCTTGAATTTCAGGTGTATACATGGAAACATCCCCTCTCAGCTTACGAGCAGCTCGTCTTTGCGGTGCTCATCCCTCTATTTGGTTAATCAAAAAAACCTCTACCGGAGTAGAGGTTGACTTTAGTTACAGTAGAAGATCAAGAAGAATATGAAAAAAGAAGACATGGCAATGTATGAAGAAATAGACGGCTCCCTGGGAGACGCAATCCACCTACACATACCTCTGTTACCTTTTCTCAGCTCATCTGGGCTCAGCTCTACTCGACTAAACTCTGCTCTACTTGCCTCAACTCAACTAATTCCACTATACTACCGTGTTGCTTCATTTGTCAATTTAACAATATCAGGTCTTAATGCCTTAGCTTCTTTCAAATAAACATGGTTGATTTCGGCTTGGCTTTTCGTTGTGTTGACCTGCACCATTAAACGAATGCATTTGGGCAATGAATTCTCAACCGGTACCTCAAGCGAACACATGAGTGGAACTAACTCCCAACCATCCAACGTACGAATCGCACGCGCCGGGAACGTTGCTGTAATATCCTGAGTCACCGTAATGAATACGGAACAAATATCTTCCGGATGAAAATCATTGGCTTCTACAATAGCACGCAGCAATTCCCCGGTAGCCGTTAAAATTTCTTCTGCTTCATTATGTTCAACCGTCGTCGCACCACGAATTCCCCTCAAGAACATGAACTAACTCTCCTCTTTTAGAAGCTCGACAATTTCTCTGACTTGATGAACGGTAACATCCTTGCGGATTTCCACTTTACCGATCTCCGTCGGAATAATATAAACCATCGTGCCTTCTTTGAATTTCTTATCATGCGTCATAGCGCTCATTATGCTGTCTGTGTCCAAATGAGCAGGTATGCGAACTGGCAAACCATACTTTTCGAACAAATCTTTGGTTACTTTGTGGATTTCTTCCCCATATCCGAACTGCTGAGCGAGCTTGGCTGCGCCAACCATCCCAATCGCGATGGCCTCGCCATGCAGTAATTCCCCATAGCCAGCAACAGCTTCCAGCGCATGCCCAATCGTATGTCCTAGATTGAGGATCGCGCGCAGATCGTTTTCTCGCTCATCTTGAGACACCACGATCGATTTCACTTTACAACCTATGTACAACGCATAACTCAGCGCATCCGGATCAAGGTCAAGCAGCTTATCTGCATGATCATCGCACCACTGCGTGAATTCCGCATCCCAAATCAAACCATGCTTGATCACTTCCGATAGTCCCGCTTTTACTTCGCGAGGCGGCAGGGTTAACAACAATTCGATGTCGAACAGAACGAGTTCGGGCTGGTGAAACGCCCCGATGATGTTCTTCGCCATCGGATGGTTCACTGCCACCTTGCCTCCGACAGAGCTGTCGTGGGCAAGAATCGTCGTCGGGATCTGCACGAAGCGGACCCCGCGCATGAAGCTCGCCGCGGCGAAGCCGGCGAGATCGCCGACCACGCCTCCACCCAGGGCCACGATCGACGAACTGCGATCAAGGCCCGCCTGGAGGGCGGCTGTGATGATTCCCTCGAGCTGCGCGAGGGACTTGGATGTTTCGCCTGCCGGGACGACGCAGGTTGTAACCGCAAAGCCGCCTTCGCGAAGCAGCGTCGAGACGCGCTCCAGATGCAGAGGAGCCACAGTCTCATCGGTCACGATGAGCAGTGGCGACTTGCGGCTAAGCTCCGCACGGTCGAAGTATGCAACGATTTGGTTAATAATCCCTTGACCAATATAAATCGGATAAGACCTTTCGCCAAGTTCTACCGTGAGTTCTCTCATATTAATAACTCTCCACTTGAGCTAGGAAGTTCGTTAAGTTCGCACGAATTTCCTCGATGGAGTCGCCGCCGAATTTGTCCAAGAACGCATTCGCAACTTCCCATGCGATAACATTTTCCATAATGACACCAGCAGCCGGCACCGCACAGGTATCGGAACGTTCCACTTGAGCAGTGAAGACTTCCTTCGTATCGATGTCTACGCTTTGCAGCGGTTTGTATAGCGTTGAGATAGGTTTCATAACGCCGCGAACGATAATTTGCTCGCCAGTCGTCATCCCACCTTCGAAACCACCTGCGCGGTTCGTTCTACGTCTAAAGCCCTCTTCCTGCGTGTACAAAATTTCATCATGCACATTGGAGCCTCTGCGTTCCGCCGCTTCGAAGCCAATTCCAAATTCAACACCTTTGAAAGCTTGGATCGAAAGCACGGCTTGTGCGATTTTACCGTCCAATTTGCGATCCCATTGCACATGGCTGCCGAGACCAACAGGTACGCCTTCAATGATAACTTCAACAATTCCGCCAAGTGTATCGCCATCTTCTTTGGCTGCGTCAATAGCCGCGATCATTTGAGCTTCTGCTTCTTTATCCACAACACGTACTGGCGATTCTTCTGTAAGGCGAATAAGCTCATCAACAGGAAGCTCTTGACGCTTAACTTCAACATCGCCAATCCGAATCACTTGTCCTGCGACTTTAATCCCGAACTCAGCAAGCAATTGACGTGCAACCGCTCCCGTTGCTACACGCATTGTCGTTTCCCGTGCGCTTGAGCGCTCCAGAATGTTGCGTAGATCCTTTTGATTATATTTAAGACCGCCGTTCAAATCGGCATGGCCAGGACGAGGACGATTAACACGACGTTTGCCTTCGTTATCCTCTTCTACAGGCTCAATGCCCATAACGGTTGTCCAATGTTTCCAATCGTTATTAACAACAACAAGGGCAATTGGCGCACCTGTTGTTTTGCCATGGCGCACACCGCCAGCAATCGTCGCTGTATCTTTTTCAATCTGCATCCGACGGCCGCGACCATACCCCTTTTGACGTCTATGTAGTTGAAAATTAAGTTCTTCAAAATTAAGAGTTACATTGCTCGGAAACCCTTCAATAATCGCAGTAAGCTGCGGTCCATGCGTTTCACCTGCTGTTAAATATCTCACTATCCGTTACCCCCCGTATCCAACACTTTAGCGCTTTGACGCGCGATTACCTTTTGTCATTATAGTATAGCTACTGAGGTTTGGCAACAGCACAAACGCAAAAAACACGCCTCGCATCTAAGGTAAAATCCCTTTAGCGTAAGCGTGTCAACATCTGATCAGGAGCTCTATTATCCGAGCATCGGCTGCTTTTGGACAACTCTTGGAAGTTCTGCCATCTGGGGATCATTCATCAATCCCGTAATCTGAGACGAATCCACGCCCAAAATTTGCGCACACTCCTGAATAGAAATCATTCCCCTGCGATAAGCGGTGATCACCTTGCGTTTGTCCATATGAGCCCCCTAAGAGTTTCTGCTTCAGCAAATAACGATACCGTAAACTTAGCTGACGTTCTTCTAGATTGTTACATCAGCATAAGCTTAGACTTTGTTACTCTTAGTATTGGAAGATATGGAAGAACTTAT
Above is a genomic segment from Paenibacillus sp. HWE-109 containing:
- the aroH gene encoding chorismate mutase is translated as MFLRGIRGATTVEHNEAEEILTATGELLRAIVEANDFHPEDICSVFITVTQDITATFPARAIRTLDGWELVPLMCSLEVPVENSLPKCIRLMVQVNTTKSQAEINHVYLKEAKALRPDIVKLTNEATR
- the aroB gene encoding 3-dehydroquinate synthase, which translates into the protein MRELTVELGERSYPIYIGQGIINQIVAYFDRAELSRKSPLLIVTDETVAPLHLERVSTLLREGGFAVTTCVVPAGETSKSLAQLEGIITAALQAGLDRSSSIVALGGGVVGDLAGFAAASFMRGVRFVQIPTTILAHDSSVGGKVAVNHPMAKNIIGAFHQPELVLFDIELLLTLPPREVKAGLSEVIKHGLIWDAEFTQWCDDHADKLLDLDPDALSYALYIGCKVKSIVVSQDERENDLRAILNLGHTIGHALEAVAGYGELLHGEAIAIGMVGAAKLAQQFGYGEEIHKVTKDLFEKYGLPVRIPAHLDTDSIMSAMTHDKKFKEGTMVYIIPTEIGKVEIRKDVTVHQVREIVELLKEES
- the aroC gene encoding chorismate synthase — translated: MRYLTAGETHGPQLTAIIEGFPSNVTLNFEELNFQLHRRQKGYGRGRRMQIEKDTATIAGGVRHGKTTGAPIALVVVNNDWKHWTTVMGIEPVEEDNEGKRRVNRPRPGHADLNGGLKYNQKDLRNILERSSARETTMRVATGAVARQLLAEFGIKVAGQVIRIGDVEVKRQELPVDELIRLTEESPVRVVDKEAEAQMIAAIDAAKEDGDTLGGIVEVIIEGVPVGLGSHVQWDRKLDGKIAQAVLSIQAFKGVEFGIGFEAAERRGSNVHDEILYTQEEGFRRRTNRAGGFEGGMTTGEQIIVRGVMKPISTLYKPLQSVDIDTKEVFTAQVERSDTCAVPAAGVIMENVIAWEVANAFLDKFGGDSIEEIRANLTNFLAQVESY